The nucleotide window CTACGCCGATGCCCTCATGGGCACCGGAACGGCGGACCCGTTCGAGTTGTGGCTGTGGGCCGTCGTCCTCATGCCGCTCGTCGTCTCCGGCCTGATGGCCGGGCTCAAGGTCGGCGAACTCGCCTCGATGCTCGTGTCCGGCTCCGGCTCCGCCGGGTCAGGGTTCGTCGCCCTCGTCATGCAGGGAGCGAGCAAGGCCGCCGCTCCCGTCAAGCCCCCCGTCTGACTTCCGAGGAGTAAGCCGATGACGAAACGAGACAAGGACGCGGGCCGCGAGTACGCCGAGATCTGGGGCGAGGCCGTGCAGGCGAACCGGAAGCTCCGGACGATCCTGATCTTCCTCTCGGCAAGCATCGTCCTTGGGGTATTCGTGCTGCTTCGGATCGCGGGCGCGGAGCCGCCCAAGCCCATCGTCGTCCGTGTGGACGAGGTGGGCCGCGCCGAGGCGCTGGCCTACGAAGCCGCGACCGCTCAGGCCGATCCGCTCGATCCGACCACGAAATACTTCCTGAACCGGTTCGTCCACGACTTCCACTCGCGGCGGCGTGCGACGGCGCAGGAGCAATGGACCCGGAGCCTCCGGTTCCTGAGCACGGATCTGGCGAACGCGGCGTTCCAGAGGGACGGCGCGGAGGTCGCGAGCGTGGCGGCGGGGACCGCCGACACCGAGACCGAGGTCGAGCAGGTCGTGCTCCGCATCCACCCCGCGCCCGAGCCGCCGCACGGCGCGACGGCGGACTTCGACCTCGTGCACCTGAGGGGCGAACAGGAGCTGCGCCGCGAGCGCTGGTCGCTCACGCTCCGGTTTGAGTTCCTCGATTCGATCCCGCCCGAGCTGGTCGTCCACAACCCGATGGGGCTCCTCGTCACCTACATGCGCGCCGACCGGGCGCTCGTGACGGGGGACGAGCGATGATCCCGCATCTCAAGGGGCGCGAGAAGGCGCTGGAGGTGTTCGGCTGGACGGGCAGGAAGGCCGAGTGGATCGCGCTCGTGTGCCTCCACAGCGGCGTGTTCACCCGCGCCCAGTGGGCGCGGTTCATGGGCGCGCATCCGGAACAGGTCCGGCGCGGCGTCCACGGGCTGATCGCCGAGCGCGTCGCGAGCGAAGAGACGGAGCCCGGCGTTGCCGGCATGGGCCGGGTCGGCCGCATCTTCGCCCGTCCGGTCTACCGGGCGCTCGGAGCCGAGCACATCCGCCACCGCCGCGGCGCCTCGACCGAGGTGCTTCTGCGCCGCCTGCTCTCGCTCGACTACGTGATCGAGCACACCGACCTGCCCTGGCTCCCCACGGAACAGGAGAAGGTGTCCGCGTTCGAGGCGCTCGGCATCGAGCGCTCGCTGCTGCCCGTGCGCGTGTACCGGGGAGCCGCCCGCACTACCAGGCGCTACTTCCCCGTGAAGCTGCCGATCGCGCTCGACTCGGCCCGCGCCCTGTTCGTCTACGCAGATCCCGGCCACGACACCTCGACGGCTCTCCGTTCGTGGGGGAAGGCGCACCGCGGGCTCTGGCGCGCGCTCCGAAGACTCGCCCGGTCGGTCGAGGTCGTGGCCGTCGCGCGCACGTCGCGGGAACTCGAACGGGCGCGGCGGGTGACGCGCGGCTGGTCCCAGCTCGGCGGTCCCGGCGATCCCGAAGCCGGTGCGGCCGAGGAACTCGCCCGGA belongs to Candidatus Palauibacter soopunensis and includes:
- a CDS encoding VirB8/TrbF family protein, which translates into the protein MTKRDKDAGREYAEIWGEAVQANRKLRTILIFLSASIVLGVFVLLRIAGAEPPKPIVVRVDEVGRAEALAYEAATAQADPLDPTTKYFLNRFVHDFHSRRRATAQEQWTRSLRFLSTDLANAAFQRDGAEVASVAAGTADTETEVEQVVLRIHPAPEPPHGATADFDLVHLRGEQELRRERWSLTLRFEFLDSIPPELVVHNPMGLLVTYMRADRALVTGDER